A segment of the uncultured Desulfobulbus sp. genome:
CCAGCATGAGTAACGTAATCATAGGACCCTCTTGTAGGTATCTTGATTGAAGAAACTAATTATTCTCAACGCCCACTTGGTTGTGACTGCAGAACAACACAGCCCATATTGGCAACAGTAACTGTTTGGCCGCACTGTACTGTATTCGCCCGGTTCGGGTCAACGAAGTCTCGAGGTCCGCTTTTGCCAGTATCGATAAGACAAGCCCAGTGACGGTTTCGTGTTGCCTGGGGCAGGGTGAAATGGGCCGGATCAGAGGGATGCATATTGAGCATGATAAAAAAATCATCATCTGTGGGCGTGAGAGACTCCCCGTTTAAAAAAAATGCCAGGGTACGGCATTCTGAAGACCAGTCCTGGCTTCCGGGAGTGAGCCCCTGCCAGGTGATCTGGAGCCCAATATCATCAGCCGGGTTTTGGGTGGAGTGCGGGAAAAAATCTTCACGGCGAAAAATAGGGTGATTTTTGCGCAGTGCGATGAGTTTTTGAAAAAATCGTCGCAGGGAGCGATTTGTTTGGGCGAGGCTCCAGTCGATCCAGCTGATAGGGTTATCCTGGCACCAGGCGTTGTTGTTACCGAGCTGGCTTCGGCCAAATTCATCTCCCGCAACCAGCATGGGGACCCCTTGAGAAAGCAGCAGGATCGTGGCCATGGTTCGTTGGCGGCGAGAGCGCAGGCGGAGTATCGCCTTGTTGGTTGTTGGCCCCTCGATGCCGCTGTTCCAGCTGTTGTTGTTATTGTCCCCATCCCGGTTGTTCTCGCCGTTGTCCAGGTTGTGTTTTTCGTTGAAACTGACCAGATCTGCCAGGGTAAAACCGTCATGACTGGTAATGAAGTTAATAGAGTTGGCAGGACTACGGCCGTTTGCCTGGTAAAGATCCGAGCTTCCAGCAATGCGTGTGGCGACTGCTGGGACCAGTCCTTCTCGGCCGCAGCAGAAACCGCGAATATCATCACGAAAGCGTCCGTTCCACTCGGCCCATCTGGGATGCGGAGAAAAACTTCCCACCTGATAGAGACCTGCGGCATCCCAGGCTTCAGCAATAATTTTGGTGTCTGAGAGAATGGGGTCCTCGGCTATCATCTCCACCACGGGGGGATTGGCCAGCACCTGCCCCTGGGCATCGCGGCCAAGAATAGAAGCCAGATCAAAGCGAAAGCCATCTACATGCATCTCCATAACCCACCAGTGAAGTGCATCGAGAATGAGGTTGCGGACGATGGGCTGGTTACAGTTACAGGTGTTGCCGCAGCCGGAATAGTTCAGATAATCCCTGGTCCAGGGATCAAGCAGATAATAGATCGTATTGTCGATGCCACGAAAACTGGTGGTGGGGCCATCTGGCCCACCTTCAGCGGTGTGGTTGTAAACAATATCTAAAATGACCTCAATGCCAGCCCTGTGCAGTGCTTTTACCATATCGCGAAACTCATTGAGAGGGGCGCTCAACTCACTGCTATAGCTGGATTTGGGTGCAAAGAAGGACAGGGGGCTGTACCCCCAGAAATTTTTCAATTGCTCACCGGTGAACGGGTTTGTGAAAATTGACTCATTTTCATTGAATTCGGTTACCGGCATGAGTTCCACGGCAGTTATTCCCAGCTGTTTGAGATAGCCTATTTTTTCGCTGAGCCCTTTAAAGGTGCCAGGCGCACTGACTCGGGAAGAGGGGTGCTGGGTAAAACCACGGATATGGAGTTCGTAAATGATGGTGTCTTTGAGTGGAATGTTAA
Coding sequences within it:
- the glgX gene encoding glycogen debranching protein GlgX, yielding MKMTFHTEAGSPLPLGNTITPQGINFALFSRHATSVSLVLAQGEESMDVMEICLDPKYNKTGDIWHILLLTPPAGLRYGFRIDGAYAPQGSGDAYEPERVLLDPYAKQIISPGWGEKRTCLGHTPCCLPGPLPYDWEGDRPLNIPLKDTIIYELHIRGFTQHPSSRVSAPGTFKGLSEKIGYLKQLGITAVELMPVTEFNENESIFTNPFTGEQLKNFWGYSPLSFFAPKSSYSSELSAPLNEFRDMVKALHRAGIEVILDIVYNHTAEGGPDGPTTSFRGIDNTIYYLLDPWTRDYLNYSGCGNTCNCNQPIVRNLILDALHWWVMEMHVDGFRFDLASILGRDAQGQVLANPPVVEMIAEDPILSDTKIIAEAWDAAGLYQVGSFSPHPRWAEWNGRFRDDIRGFCCGREGLVPAVATRIAGSSDLYQANGRSPANSINFITSHDGFTLADLVSFNEKHNLDNGENNRDGDNNNNSWNSGIEGPTTNKAILRLRSRRQRTMATILLLSQGVPMLVAGDEFGRSQLGNNNAWCQDNPISWIDWSLAQTNRSLRRFFQKLIALRKNHPIFRREDFFPHSTQNPADDIGLQITWQGLTPGSQDWSSECRTLAFFLNGESLTPTDDDFFIMLNMHPSDPAHFTLPQATRNRHWACLIDTGKSGPRDFVDPNRANTVQCGQTVTVANMGCVVLQSQPSGR